In the genome of Melospiza melodia melodia isolate bMelMel2 chromosome 11, bMelMel2.pri, whole genome shotgun sequence, the window TACTACCAGAATTaacatattatataatattatgtaATGTATAACTTAGGAATTGGATTCACTCTAagaattaatatatattatatagaattaTGTAATATATAACTTAGaggaggtttagatcagatattaagGAGAAATTGTTCCATGGGagtgtgggcaggccctggcactggtgcccagagcagctgtggctgcccctggatccctgcagtgcccaaggccaggctggagcaccctgggacagtgcaaggtgtCACTGGATGGGTTTTaatctcccttccaacccaaaccagtctgttaTTCCATGATAATTGATAAATAAGATAACGAACTCAATGCTGCTCAAAGTCTCCCAGCGACTGGGGAGCAGAAATCGAATTAATCACAAATTAAtcacccagtgacctcacaccaTCCAATCCCCCTGTCCCAGAAATAACTCCTAGGTGGGACACTGCCCTGCCAGACCTGTTTGAAGAAGTTGGTCACTGTCAGGGTGGCTGGCCTGAAGCTGCTCAGGTTGCAAGCCTCGTCCCCACTCGTGGTCCTCTCCAGGGAGCGCCGCCCGACGATGCTGGAATTGCGCCGCTCCGACCACGACCCTTTGCGTTCTGCCAGACACAACAGGGAGAAGAAATCAAAAATAAAGCAGGAAAACTACAGTCCAAGAGCCTACTTTGCTTCCCAGCAGGATTCCTGGGGAAGGAGAACTCCTTCCTTCAGAGCAGGAGAGGGAATGATGCCATGAGGTGACACAAGAGGGGGTTCTGCTCAGGCaatctggaggctgggagcacagctgatcctgctcccctcccagccacCTCACCCCAGTGCCTTCCTGCTGTTATAAAAGTCTTTATCATGCTGAGATTTATGTATTTCCCTTGCTCTGAAAGATGATGAAGTTGGCAGTTTTGGGGATGCTGAAGAGCAGTTTCGGATGAGCTATGTGGCTCGCAAAGATTAATCCACTCCTTTGGAAAATGTTCATCAGCCTGTAATGCTCCCTCAGTCTCACAAGCCTGGTTTTAAATAATATAACAGATGGTTTGCTAGTAAAATCCTTGAAAGATAAATCCATTTGATATCATGGACTTTTCTGGTTTAGTTCAACCATGACCCCAGACCATCAGAGTAGGGGGAGGAAAGCAAtaaaaggagcagcagcagctacagGATATGaatcaaaacctctggatttgccCACATTGGTTTCCTCCTGCACATTCCCTCCTAGTCCTGTACCTCCTGTGCCAACTTCAACTTCTGTGGAATCTCTTTccaagctgccagcactgctgacaATGTTCATGAGGTGAATGGCTGTCCAGGCAAAAGGCATCCGGTACTTCCCCAGTCTTTGGCAAAACTGCTCTGCCTGGCCCTTCAGCTTTTCCAACTTCTCCTTGTTCTGTGAAGAAAATATTCACTCCAAGAGGTTAAAAGGAGAGGAACAAGAACAGAGGTTCATTCAGTAAATCAGTGAGAGATGATGGTGTCCTTTCTAACTCCCAATGATTTGTGTTTCTGTAGCACCTTCCAGAGGAGAAGTCCCAAGTGTTGGGAAAATGCAACTTCTGCTTCCCAAGAGAGGCCACCAGAGGACACTCAGAACAGTCTTTTATGCTCCTAACCCTCCTGAACAGCCTGGGAAATCCCAGTGATCCTTCAAGAAAACCTGAATTTTCCCCTGTGAAGTCTGAAAGGGCCTTTCCTAATGTGATTTTATGCAGGAGGTGCTCAGATCATCTGGAGTTGTGTGGGAAACTCAAAACACTCCTTAAATAAGTACTACCATACTCATTTTgtcaaggaaaaaagggaattaaagAGGATTTTTCCACAGCTCTGCATATTAAAGAGCAATTTTTAGAGCTTTAAGGTGGAAATAATTTATTAAGAGGTTGATTAAAATGAACAAATGATCCAAGCTTTTGGGAAATGGAGAGGCTGGGATCACAAGAAGGGCTGgagcctctgctctgcccttcACCCAGCCCTCATCATCACCCTTTGATCCCCACCTGGCCCAACCCACCTGCACACCAAATTGGGAACCATTCTGGAGGTGCTTTTAGAACCAGGCAGAAGGGATGGGGTTAAACTGCAAAAGCAGTGGAAAAGTTGAATTTTTTACTGCAGATTCCCATCCAAGGCTGCCTTCCCCTGACCCAGCTGATCCTTTGGGACAGGGAATCACAGATGACTGAGTTTGATGGGagccacaaatctcccctgacagCCACAAAATCTGCTGACCTTTAACTACCCCACCCCAATAAGGCATCAAGACTCAAAGGTCTTTGGCTCTTTTTTGGCCTTTAGAATGGGATTAAATTCCTAATTAAAAATGGATCCTTTTAAAGACAGGAACAGTATCAACTGTCCAAGGTAGAAcaaaatacatttaattttttATCCAAACACCAAAGAAATTCTTACCTTTGCTGCATCAGATTCTTTAAAAATCATGTAAGGCTCTGCACACTCCCCAATATCTCCCTGCTGTAACACTTTTTCCAGCTGAGAAAGGAAAATGAACTGTTATAAGGACATGGATCCAGCAAGGATTAATAAACTCAACAAGCACAAGGAAGGAAAAATTCTTCCACAAGAGCTGGAGCCTGGTGAGTCCTTGTGTAAGAAGCATTTCCTGCAGAACCTTCACACTGCCTGTGATCTGAAAATCTGCTTTCAACTCCCCATTTGACCACAGGGTGATTTTTACCCAGGGTCCAGCCAAAAATCTTGACTCAAACACCCACCTGAAGGGGCAACATTTGTGCACTCATTGAACCAAAGGAGAGAACAGAAAATAACTTTTATCTTTGTGTACTTTATCCCAGGAGGGACCAATGTTGCGTTTTATGTCAGTTATGGATCTCACTCTCTTGGCAATTTCTGCCCTTAAACACATCTGAAAATCTGGCTGAGGGGCGTGTATCCTTTTTGAAATGAGATTCAGAccaatagatatttttaaatcacTGGCTTATCTgtcattttaaggagtcagcacATTGTTTGATATGAAAACCAAGGTCAAGCCCCAGAAAACTGATTTATATCATCAAGCAAACCTTTGCGCTCTCTCCAGCTTCAGTGCACTGAACTGGTTGTTACAAAGGAACTCAAGTGAGAATATTTGAAATAAAGCAGCACTGTTTACACTTTTGAGAACAGAATTTCTATTTTACTTTAAATAAAAAACAAGAGACCACAATAATTTCATAATTTCGATTTCCCTGGCATTTCTTACCTTTATTACTAGAAAGACATCTTGGGATGGGTAGGTGATAGAAAAGATGGCAGATCTGGCCAGGGTGGAAATAGCAGCAGGGGGGACATGAGGCCGAAGCATTCCCTTCATTTGCTCAGAGTTTAAATCAAAGTAGAAATTCTCtgaaatctaaggcagaaattgGGTCATTTCAAGCGTAAgttatatcttttttttttttttttgtaaactctTCATGAacaattttaaattgttttaaaatacatgttAAAAACTCCTTGTGTCAAACCATgtatgaaaatataaaaaaaatgtgTGGTTTCAAGCATTAGttacatattttttttttgtaaactctTCATGAacaattttaaattgttttaaaatacatgttAAAAACTTCTCGTGTCAAACCatgtattaattaaaaaaaagccTTTCTGATTAAAAATCAAGGTAGCACAGTAAGAGAGGAAATGGACGAAACAGcacaaataaaattataaaatttcCTCCAGCTCCTCTAAGGTGTGCAGCTCCACACAGGATTAGGAATTACCATAGCACTGTTAGCCATCAAAATAtcaaaatagaaggaaaaaaagaaaaaataaaaccccttGAAAGACAGACACTGAGCCTTCTACCCTGAAACAGCAAATCCTTGCCTGCAAAGCTTCAGAGCCAAAAAAGATGTGAGCAGGTTACCAACACCAGAGGTCACTAAAGAACTTACTATGTTAGAGCCAAAAAAAGGAGTAATGAGATGATAAAATTGGCTTATGAAATGTGATTTAAATATTAAACAAAGTTCACATAATATTCCACATACTCTCATCTACATAACTTAAATCTCAATGCATTAAATTCAAGTTTTAAAGAGATAAATGTCAAAATgcatatttttaacatttttctctcCACTACTGCTAATATCTTGAACAAGGAAAACTAAGAGAGTCTTTAAATATTAAATACAGAACATAAATAGGTGAACAAATGTATTTTCCATTTCCTATAATTTAGATCTTGAAAAGACTCCtcggttttattttgattttagcAATTTTAGCATGCCTGACTTTCTGTGCATTATTGAAGTGTTGCTTGGACCCATGCCATGCTGAATCACCAAAAAGAGATTAAGAAAGTCATAAAAACCTAATCCAAATAAAAGGTTTCAGTTACCTAAGTTCTCTCTGGGGAAGAGACTTTTGAAAGCCAAAATTGgactacatacatacatacatacatacatacatacatacatgtgtgtgtgtgtgtgtgtgtacatatagatatgtgtatgtatatgtatatatataaaaatgtatgtgtatgtatatatatataaaatatgtatgtatatacacacatataaacacatacatatttaatataaaatatgtaattatatctttatataaatataaatttatatctATATGTATTAgtttattaataatttatttatatattcatttaattttgtattatattgtatatttatatattatatattatttatataataaatatatgtatatatatttatttttatatatatataaaataaatatatagagaaacATATATGTAaagatatgtatgtatgtatacacatatatattcttatatatatatatatatacacacatatatatatattcttttatatctatatatattctTATTTCAGGCACTCACATATTAGATAACATTTTTAGGAATGTATTAAATCACATATTAGATAGTATTTTTAGGAAATTTTTATACCTCAACTGCTTTACCAAGGAGAACACACAAGATGGTTCATGAAATGCCTTCATAATTCTTCCAACCTCTATGTCACTGTCCTCTTAAAAGCTCTGCCATCACAATTAATTCCTCCATTATTTGTGTTGAAATTTCAGTGGAAATGTCACACTCAAGTAATTAAAAACCTACCTTCTTCTTTTCTTTGACATCATACAAAGCCAAACTTGCAAAAATGGgctcaatttctatttcaaatCTTGAAAGAAGGAAACACAGAATCAGTTTGACTTGCATTTTGTCAGAAGGAATGACCAACCCTGTCCCCAGATCCTCCCTGGGTGATGGGCACTGAGCCaaccccagggcagctcctgctacCAAAACCCCTTTAGAAAGGTGCCAGCTCTTCACAGTGGCTGTTATCCAGTGTTTATGCAAATTCCAACACTCCCAACAGGAACACTGACCCACCAAACAGAGCTGAACCTGTTGTCAGAACACCTGGGGAGTTACAGGAATTTAAAAACATCCAAAACCTGTCCCTGCCCCGCAGTGAGCAGGGGCTGAAATGCCATTTTTGTCTGCACAGCCTCCCCACAAAACCCATGTCCCAGCCCTTGCAGGGAGCTCTCAGCTTCAGCCTGGAACTCCTCCTGCCAGCAGGGACAACACCACCAAACAGGTGTTTTCTCCAGTTTTGCCACAAAGCTGAGATTAACCTGGAAATAACCCTGCTTAGGTCATCTGAGCTTCCTCCCTGGGGAAAATGTCCTTGTTCTGTGCCACTGAGATGGCACAATCCTGGATTACATCCCAAGCACAGGCTCACAGATTGCCAGGTACACAAGCAAACATGGAGCTGGGCAGATTTGCTATAAATTTGCAGTCAGCAAGAGATGCTTAAAGAGCAGAAAACATTAATTTCCAGCATCTAACTTATTTATGCTAAAGACACCCTGCTTTGGAGGGAAAGCTGCACTGCTACTGCATATTATGTTGTTCCAGTTCATAAAAGGCTGCAAAATCAGTTCATCTCTATGGCTATATTAGGTCCTGGAGTACTCTACGAGCAGGAGAAATGTCCCACACATATATCTCAGTTATGAGCAGCAACTGGAGCTCTCTAATAAGAAGGGTTGACCTAACTGAGGACACAGAAGATGAATACAGCAGTGTGGAAAATCAGTTTTGTACTTTATTTCTCCAAGGGAATAACAGTAAAATTTTACCTTGTGTTATTAGAGAAGAGTTATAGGCAATGAACCAGCTGCAGGTAACCCTATATTCAGGAGCTCCACTTCATTAAACTTGTTTAACAGGTTTCTATTCCTCCAGTTAATGCTTACTAAGTATATAAAGTCTTCACTCTTAAAGGGACACAGTCAAGGTTGTTGAGCCTAAACTTTGGCAAATCTTTGGCTGTCTTTATGTGTTTAAGGCTCGAGcgtttttaatctttatatttAATCTGACATTTCCTGGTTAGGGAGGGGAACAGCAGTGAGTGGCCAACTCGAGAGCCCTGGGGGAGCGTGGTGAAGCCTCATGTCATGTGCCAGTGACAGGGAACAGGTAGAGCTGGAAAGCAGCAGGGAGAAAAGCCAAGGGAGGAGGAGATTTCCTGTCCCATCAACCTGCAGGAAGTCTCGAAGGTACAACTGTGTTACTCAAGCTTTACAAAATGAACCTGGAAGCCCAGGACCAAACAATGCAATGACCCTTCCAGGGCAATAAAGAAGACAGTGGAGTTATTTCAGATGCACGTGGATACAGCAGCAGATTTAAATTCTGAATTTGTGTCTGTTGGAGTGGTACTTACTTCAGGGACAAACACTTCACCAGGAGTCTTTGGCCAAAGTGTTCTTTGGGTACTTCAGGGACACTGAGTCTCTCTATGGGCTCCTCCTGGAATTAGAGACACAAGCCCTGTACAAACCACCAGCAGAACCAGGAGGCAAACACATCTatcactttttctttttaagacacAGCACCAAGTTAATCCAAGGCTTCCCAGCACGGTGCATTCATCAGCAGCTATAAATATGCTAAATTAGATCCCTTTAATGTTCCTACATTCCTGGGGATTGCATAACCAGAAGGGAAACCCAATCTTCAGAAAGTAATATCTATGGGCAAGACAACATGCTGGAAAACACAAAATAGCTGCAGTTCTGCATGTTAAACACAGGTGATCTTAAATCCTTTAAAAACCTGGCAGACTGGCAGCTTTCACACAAAAATACCTCATCGGGTGCTGGGTGTAGTGCAAAAAGCTCCTTATGCCTGCCAGACTTCCTCTGGTCCTCGTTGTGGTGGTCGATCTCCTCGTTGGGGgttctgtccagcaggttggggaGCAGGGCATCGGGCTGGGAGTTCTTGAGGTCGAAGATGCTGCAGGCCCAGCTGCCCCGGGGCGTGTCGTCGATCGACATTGAGCGCCGCTTCAGGTCGTCCTGAGAGCCAACAAATTAAACCAACTTCTAATGGGAAAAGGACTGCACTTTTAAAGCAGCACCATAAATTAGGTTTTATGCAGCAGGGTTTTTTTAAAGGCACATTACTTGTTCATCCTGGTAGCTGTTGCCATCAGGAGCTTCATCAGACTCGAAGACTTGTTTGGGGAGCCCTTTTTGCCTTTCCTTCTGTTTGTCCAAGGTATTGGGGTTGAACCCAGTCCCCAGCTTGTGGTACCTGCAAACAGAGGATTTCAACCACGTTCTCAGCAGCCCTTTTGAGCCCAACCCCAGGAGCAGCACCCCAGAACAAACCCAGCATTGTCAGCGTGGGTGCTCccgaggcaggagctgctctctgcaAACACAATTTCCAGTCAGCTCCACTGGAGCTGGGGCATCATCCAACAGCCACTATTCCAGCACTACAATGTGACTCTGTTCATCTATAAAGCCACTCTGGGTGATGTCAAAAGGAGGATTATCAAGGGCCAATTAAAGCTGCTGTAAAATGTGCCATTGTGATGCCAAGCTAAAAACAGGCCGGGAACACGAGGGCTGAAGGccagtggttctgctggagcaggaactGGCTTGGAGTAATAAAATGATTAACTGGAAAACCAAAACAGCAACTCAGGAAAATCCTGAGCACCTCTGGAGAGCAACTTTCCAACCCTGACTAAACCAAGTGTCTTCACACAGCAACTCTGTGAGGAAAGTGGGGCCCTCAGAGCCTTCCAGAGTGTGAGAGCTCCTGCAAGTGAACAGGCTGCCTGCTGGGCTGACAGGAGCAGATCTCTTTGACTAACAAATTTTTGGGTGCCAAATGGCACCAGGTCtgtatttacacacacacacatgggtAGAGGCATGGCCTCCCTGCAACACTCACTCCAAGTCAGTTCCTGGGATCACAGCAAGAGTGAATTGTTCTTACCATGCCCTGGCACTAAAGTTACCACAGAGGGATGCTCTAGACATGGGAAAACCATGGAAATGCTAGCAGCAAATAAAGGAAGGGAAGAGAACAAAGGAGGAATGCATTTTCCTTGCTAGGCTGTATTTCCTGAGAGCTGGACAACGGGATCTGTATAATCCTCACCTGGATGTCTGCATTTCCATCACAGCTCCACCAACAAGTGCAAATTATCTCTAATTCACACCTGATTCCTCAGTCTAGCACACAGAAATTATGTCATAAGCTTGAATTCAGAATATGCTAGTGGGTTTTTTTCAACATCATTTTCCAATATCATTAAAGGATTTATTGAATGGGTGAATTTCCCTGCCTCAAAAACATTTTGGTTACAAAAAAACTGGGGGCAGAGATGGACATAAAGATTAtttcccctggggtggggaagaaAAGGATGGAATGTCACAAGTCAGTTCAGCAGTTCTTCCAAGAGCTGGGGTTTGTGCCCCTGGAGCCTGCCAGAGGACTTGGGACCATCCAATGGGATGGATTAAGAGGAAATTGTTGGCATCTTTACTTGAAAAACAATTCAGTCCTTCCCAGATGAGCTTTTGggttcttcccctgctccagcagcaactCTTCCACTCCTACCCAGTGCACTGCCATGATTTTATCCAAGCAGAATGTGCTTTGACTCTCAGAGGACAAAACCCCACCAAATAAAGCTCATCAGAGCAGGaatcacagccaggaattccaggTACCCATGGAAGTCACTGAGAAGCCAGGGAAGGGTGGCTGGGTGGGCCACACTGCCCAGGTCTATCCAAGACTCTGCTGCCAAGGCTGGGTGGGAGCTAATAAAGCATCTCCCTCCCTCTTGGGTTTCCTTCtgggtgggttttggttttggtatGAGATTACAAAACACTTTTTTATTAGGTCACATTAACAGTGCCAAGCACATGCTGAGCATCCCTGTAGTGGCTCTCAGGACAACATCAAACCAGTGAATTGCAGCAACTGccacaagggcagagctggagctgcagccaaggCATCTGTAGGTGATGCTCATCACATGGATCACTCACTCCCTGACAGCAGCTCTTGAACTCATCAGACTTCCAAACATCCAGAGAGCCCCTGCTCCAACTGAGCCTCTCAGAACCCTTCCTGCTCATTTGCATGGAATAACCAATGCATGCCCATCCTCTGAGCTGCTAACTCGTTAGGTAAATGTTGTGATGGTACAAATATTAACAATTATTTGTCTGAATGATGTACTTTCCCCGAGTCTCTCTGGGAAGCAATGGAAGCTGCAGAGGGCACATTGTCTATAGTGGTGACTCCTCATAAATCACTGCAAAATTAATGCAAGGTGTCTCTAAAAGATGGAACAAAGGAAgaaacaaatgctgaaagtaATTTTACTTGTCCAAACTTTCTAATTGTTCTGCCATGGTAAAGGAGCAAGTGTGGACTGAAATGGTCTAGATTTTCCAAACTGCCCCAAAGGGTTTTGATGAAAATTGGAAAGATCCGACTTTCCAAACACAAAGCATCAGTTCAGCTGGACCGGGCAACAAAAAGCCACAGCACATGGAATCAGCAGCCAGGACAGTATTTTTGAGCCTCCTTATAGCACTTGGCCAAAATTAAAAGATGAACTTAGGGTGACAAACACCACAGGGTTTCTCACTCACTTTCTGTTGACGATGGCCCAGTCCTCCGTGTAACTCCTGACACAGTCCCTCACGTGAGGGTCCATCTCGCTGTGAAAGAACCGACAGCAGAGGTCACGGGGCTGCTGAGGATCTCCCAAACCCCTCTCCCgctccctggagcagccctgggcaagCTGGGCTCCCACCTCTCCTCGGGCACGGCGGACACGAGCGTGCGGCACTCGCGGGGCGCCGACACCACCTCGATGTCGTCGCGGGGGAACTCCAGCAGGTCCCGCAGCGGCCCCGACTCCGCGGCCAGCGGGTGGCTGTGCAGGTACTCCTCCACGTCCACGGGGTCCACGGCTTCCGTGAgaggcacctggggacacacagggcgcCACACGGGGCTCACAGCGAGGGGAGCACACGCGGCAGAATCACACACGCGTTTTCTGCTCTCTTTGTAAACCGGTTCTTCTGCCTTGCTGGGGGGGTTTGAGGCAACAGCAGGTGATTAATCCCTGGTGTTAACCTCAGCTAAcacaccacagagctgcttctcctgtcttatctgctgctcctctgcatGTTTCTCCGGTGCCTACCGTCACCCCCTAAAAAATACGACTAGAGCCAGAAGGTTACATCTATTTTCaagaaatacaacaaaaggaaacTTAGTACTTTATTTGCCGCCTATCTGAGGCTGGATTTGTTTTTACCAGGCTCTGATCACAAAGGGAACCTTGATCCTGATCCAAGATGCAGGAACCCTTCCTCCCCCAGGCAGAAGCCAGAGCAAGGCCTGATTTACCAGGAGCTcaggcagccacacagctctgaggACTAACATTATTTTGAATTAAACCACCTCTCTGGGGAACACAAAACACAATGTTCACCCACCACAGGTACAAGTTTAACCCCCTGGTATTAGAGCCTTTAGTGCCGCAATGACTCTGCCCATGCCAGGAAGGGACACTGCCCTCAATAAAATGGATGCTTAAAAATCATCTTTATTGGGCACAGAGCCTTTACCTGAAGCACAAGGAATCGCTGAAAACGTGCAGGAAAACAGAGGATTTCACTGGCAGTGCTGATCTCACCACCCTGAGCTTTTTTTAGATACATTAGAAGAAACTTTGCATAAACTAGATACATACTCCCATTGCATAACTTGTATTTTTACATACCCCATTacataaatacatataaatattcTGATATGAGATCATTATGCTATGAGGCTATACATAAACATAGACATTAAGAAAATGAAACACTAAGAACAAGTTTTGAGGAAGCTGTCTCTACAGCAACTGAGAGATTTCCTAGAATTCCCTGGCACATGCCAGTGAGGCTGAGTGTTCTAACAAGAGTCACAAAAGCACATCCAAATTCAGCATTTTCTCTACTAACTTCCCCTTTTCTGCCATCCAGATGATTTCTGTGGGACAAGGAACAATCCTGTAGCTTGTGCTGGAGATGACTTCACAAAGAACACTTGGCACTTCAGTTTTAAATGTGCTTATCAGACATATTGCTATATAAATCCCAAATTCCAGTTTTCAAACTATTGCAAACAAGTTCTGAAATTAATCAGCTTTTTATTCAAGGGAAAAGACTCAGCTAATACTGAAAGAATCTCCCTACCACAACCAACCTCAATGAACACTGCAAATTTCCTACAAGGCAAACTGACTTTTTGCCAGATAAGAATCTGGTTCACCAAAAAAATACGTGATGGCTAGAAATGTGGTATTTGATTCTGCAATTTGGGTAAAACAAACAAACTGATTTCTGTGTAAGGAATATGGAGATAATCAGAGAAGGGTTGGAAGGGCCCTAAAGACCAGctctgcatgggcagggacaccttgcacaaGGAGATGAAGATCATCTCTTGAACCCCATAACCTTTCCCCCCTCCTCATCCTGAACTCCTGAAATGGACTCAAAGTACATGAAATTTggagattttggagaattttgaaAACACAAACCAGCCACTTTCACTGTTTTCATCACTGCAGCACTTGAGATGTCACCACCTCACCCTGCTCCTCACACacaggcagagcagctccccttggCACCACATCCCTGACAAATGTCACTGAGGGGTGATGCTGCAACCCTGGGTACtaaaaattttaaactttctgtacTAACAAACACTAATCCCCAAAAGAACACTACATTTAACCTAACACTGtagaaaaatttccaaaattaaaTAACAGAAACTAAAATTATAAGTGTATAGTTTAAAcaaaagtgtgtaatatcacatagGAGAAAACTTTGGGGTTTAAAATTttagaatataataatatatataaaataagagTTTTAGAGCAAAAGCTAGTCCTTCTTCTTTTACCTTCTTCTTCATGAGTTTAAGTAGTACTgtgtaattaaataaaaaaatccgCATTGCCAGTCATGAGTAGAtaattataattaaaaataaaaataatttaagcacAATTTCTTAATTAagcagtttatccttaaaaaaccTTATAGAAAGAATATACATCTCCATTTTTACCTTGTTAAAGAAAACTACTATAGAACCCACACTTTGTGAGACTGTAATAGAAATGAAAACTAATAAATATCAGAATTCAAGGAAAAAATATAATCTCACAATTTAAtcccaacaacaaaacaaaacaatcaaaaaaccaaaaaaattaaaaaaaaaaaaaaagaaaaaaaaagaaaaaagaaagcaaagaaaaatcccccccccaaaaaaatcaacattAGTGGTGCCCCACATGAGGATCCAACTCAAGACTTTCAGTTTGTTCCCAagtgctgctctgtgccaaatcTCCCCTTCCACTGACAAACCTCAGAACCAAAGAGGAGGAACCACCCAGCACTGGAGACTCCTTGCAAATGAAGCTAAAAGTAACAAAATTAGTAAAAAATTGTGGGCAAAAGCTCCAGAAGCAGGGGGTGTGCAGAGGAAAAGCATCCCCTCACACCCTCCCCTGGCCAGTGCAGAGCTCCATCCATGCTGCTCCTCCCAGAGGGGTAAGGAAGCCTCATGGCAGGACTTAAAGCTGCTTAGCTGCCCCCTATATTTAACCCTAACATTTTAACACTTccttttattcctctttctgaCCTGGGATCTTCCAGAAGTGAGCTGCTCGTGCAAGAGCTGTGTTTTAATCTGCACAAACTCATTCACCTGTGATT includes:
- the DOCK7 gene encoding dedicator of cytokinesis protein 7 isoform X14; the encoded protein is MAERRAFAQKISRTVAAEVRKQISGQYGGSPQLLKNLNIGGSVSHHTTVPLTEAVDPVDVEEYLHSHPLAAESGPLRDLLEFPRDDIEVVSAPRECRTLVSAVPEESEMDPHVRDCVRSYTEDWAIVNRKYHKLGTGFNPNTLDKQKERQKGLPKQVFESDEAPDGNSYQDEQDDLKRRSMSIDDTPRGSWACSIFDLKNSQPDALLPNLLDRTPNEEIDHHNEDQRKSGRHKELFALHPAPDEEEPIERLSVPEVPKEHFGQRLLVKCLSLKFEIEIEPIFASLALYDVKEKKKISENFYFDLNSEQMKGMLRPHVPPAAISTLARSAIFSITYPSQDVFLVIKLEKVLQQGDIGECAEPYMIFKESDAAKNKEKLEKLKGQAEQFCQRLGKYRMPFAWTAIHLMNIVSSAGSLERDSTEVEVGTGERKGSWSERRNSSIVGRRSLERTTSGDEACNLSSFRPATLTVTNFFKQEGDRLSDEDLYKFLADMRRPSSVLRRLRPITAQLKIDISPAPENPHYCLTPELLQVKLYPDSRVRPTREILEFPARDVYVPNTTYRNLLYVYPQSLNFANRQGSARNITVKVQFMYGEDPSNAMPVIFGKSSCPEFSKEAYTAVVYHNRSPDFHEEIKIKLPATLTDHHHLLFTFYHVSCQQKQNTPLETPVGYTWIPMLQNGRLKTGQFCLPVSLEKPPQAYSVLSPEVPLPGMKWVDNHKGVFNVEVVAVSSLHTQF